Proteins encoded together in one Flavobacterium keumense window:
- the pepE gene encoding dipeptidase PepE — translation MKNILLASTSTVYGSGFLDYLLPELVQHFKDCNTLLFIPYARSGGMTHEEYTAKVALAFAKINIAVKGIHEFENPVEAVQNAEGIFTGGGNTFVLVSQLYKNQVMDVLAEKLKSGTPYLGTSAGSNIAGLTIQTTNDMPIVYPPSFQTLGMIPFNLNPHFIDSEGPDNHMGETREARIKEFHAFNSIPVLGLREGSWLAIKGNTITLKGHLKARLFRQNQLPEELESGADLSFIK, via the coding sequence ATGAAAAATATCCTATTGGCAAGCACCTCAACGGTATATGGAAGTGGCTTTTTGGACTACTTACTTCCTGAATTGGTGCAGCATTTTAAGGACTGCAACACCCTACTTTTTATTCCGTATGCTCGTTCTGGCGGAATGACACACGAGGAATATACGGCTAAAGTGGCTTTGGCATTCGCCAAAATTAACATTGCCGTAAAAGGAATTCATGAATTTGAAAATCCTGTAGAAGCCGTTCAAAATGCTGAAGGAATTTTTACCGGAGGAGGAAATACGTTTGTTTTGGTTTCCCAATTATACAAAAATCAAGTAATGGATGTTTTGGCTGAAAAACTAAAAAGTGGAACGCCTTATTTAGGTACCAGCGCCGGAAGTAATATTGCAGGATTAACCATTCAAACCACTAATGATATGCCTATTGTGTACCCACCAAGCTTTCAAACACTGGGAATGATTCCGTTCAATTTGAATCCGCATTTTATAGATTCTGAAGGGCCTGACAATCACATGGGAGAAACCCGAGAAGCAAGAATTAAGGAATTTCATGCCTTTAATTCCATTCCTGTTTTAGGACTTCGTGAAGGAAGTTGGCTAGCAATTAAGGGGAATACAATAACGTTAAAAGGCCATCTCAAAGCGCGACTTTTTAGACAAAATCAGCTACCTGAAGAATTAGAAAGCGGTGCCGATTTAAGTTTTATAAAATAA